In the genome of Deltaproteobacteria bacterium, the window ATAAAAGATTCATCAAGTTCGGGAACCACTTTTTGCCTGATGTCCTTCACGGTTACCGTGAAAGAGGCTTCTTTCCCCGCGATCTCCTTGGTTACGAAATCTTCGGGGATCATGATCGTGTCTTCTTTGGTCTCATTCTTTTTCATGCCGATCAGCTTGTTCTCGAAACCCGGGATGAGACGCCCGGCACCGATCTCCAGCATATATCCCTTGGAAGTGAGCTCGTCACGGACAACACCGTCGACAGTTACCTGAAAATCGATAAGGACATAATCCCCATGCCCTGCTCCGCGATCTTCCATCACTTCCTCCAGTGTCGTGTACATCTCCCGTATCTGATCAAGCCGTTTCGCTACATCCTCATCGGTCACGGAAAGTTTCTGTTTCTGCACTTCCACTCCCGTGTAATCCTTCGGCTCATGTTCCGGCTGTACCTCAACGGTCGCGGAAAAGCTGAAGTTCTTTTCCTGTTCTATACCCTTCTGCTCAATGCTCGGCTGGTCCACCGCCAGAATGTTGTTTTCCTGCAGGGCCTCGGTGTAATGCTTCTGAACAAGGGAAGATATCGCCTCTCCCTCAGCTTCATCCCGGTAATGCATCTCAAGTATTCTCCGCGGTGTCTTCCCCGGACGGAAACCCTTGATGCGGGCGCTTTTGCCAACTGTTCTGTATGCGTTATCCAGTTCCCTCTTCACATCGTCCCAGTCGATCTCAAAAGACAATTTCCTCTTTACAGAGCTGATTTCTTCAATGGTAACCTGAGCGT includes:
- the tig gene encoding trigger factor; translated protein: MSSDAQVTIEEISSVKRKLSFEIDWDDVKRELDNAYRTVGKSARIKGFRPGKTPRRILEMHYRDEAEGEAISSLVQKHYTEALQENNILAVDQPSIEQKGIEQEKNFSFSATVEVQPEHEPKDYTGVEVQKQKLSVTDEDVAKRLDQIREMYTTLEEVMEDRGAGHGDYVLIDFQVTVDGVVRDELTSKGYMLEIGAGRLIPGFENKLIGMKKNETKEDTIMIPEDFVTKEIAGKEASFTVTVKDIRQKVVPELDESFIKNFEKYKTIDELRDDLRKSLEEEGKARIESQLKNSLMDELLKKNEFDVPSIWVEQQIRYMMIDVQRRMVSNGMPPEKAAELSYNLRDSFKDQALKIVKSSFLIERIAEKETITVEDSDRDEKIRAMAERYGQDYETVKGFYAGDDMRSRLDQELMEEKTFAFLERNARIEEVDRIAEQGGGEVNDTDTDGN